The window ggaaggggaaggagggggagaggtggagaggaagggcaGGGCACGAAGGTATGGGTTTGgtgggagtgggaggagaggaacgaGTATGGagtgggtggtggaggaagggatcAGGCGGAGGAGGCGAAGTGGAAATGTACGCGTAGAAGGATTTGTGACGCGAGAAGTGAGGGTGGGGAGTGAGGGTGCTGCGTGTGGCGGTGATGGGGGAGATGGGAGAATAGCGACGGTGACCGGGAAGGGGGAAGAGCAATGGGTGTGAGGGCAGCACTAAGGAGCACGCATGATGAGgtaggggagaagggggaggcatGGTGAGGCACAGGCAGGCAAACTGggagaacaggaaggaatgagaacacacacacacacacacacacacacacacacacacacacacacacacacacacacggcaggaaTATCAGCACTTACCTAATAAAACTACCTCGCAACGAACCCACTTaactgaatgaagagaaagaagtgacaaGGGAGGCCACGATGCATACAAGGCAAAGATTCTAATCGCTAAACACCACACGACTAACattacttccctctctcctacccTTCCCATGTGCGAATGCGTGTACGTGCATgtatgtgcgcgtgtgtgtgtgtgtgtgtgtgtgtgatgctgtaCAGACGACAATGACTGGATAAAATACTGACACGTTGGGAAGATGGGAAGTGAGGAGGTAAGTACTAAATAAGACAGCATGTGAGAGGAAAGCATTATACAAGAGGAGAAGTGATGGGAGGGAGTGGCGGTATAATAAGACGAAGAGTGTGTGGGCGAAGTATTTTAGAACGAGGTGTCTAGAGGAGGTAGTATATAAATAAGGCGATGCGTGTACTTGGAGGCGTGGGGGACGGGGGAAAAGCAGCTAGGCGAGACCGCGAGAAGTGGCAGCTGCTGGGGAAGAGGGGGGACTGTCTGGGGAGCGAGGCGTGGAGTATTGACGGGGAGCGTGCAGGAGCGTGAGGGGAGATGAGTATAGAGGACGCACGAACATATGGTTGCAGGAGTTTCCGGTTTATTGATGTTTTATTGGTgtgtgaagcaaaataatgggaAAATAACAAttgatcagtttttttttttttagtttgtttatttattttttttttactcttccatgCCGCTTAACTGGTTTTATACTGATGGagagaagcaacagcaacaacaacaataacaagaacaacaatggaGTGTTACGATGTGGCATATCTAAAAATTATCAAGAAAGGAATTACCGCCATatattaattatcattattattgttattattattgttattatcattattattattattattattattattattattattattattattattattattgttatagttgttgttgttgttgtaacttttgctgttgttgctactgttaattttctgtctgtctgtctgtctgtctgtctgtctgtcgtctgactgcctgtctgtctccctggggatgatagatggaattaagtagctttaatcacacagggactgccacgtataggcctgacagcctcttgcagtttccctcttttcttatgttctttcctACAACAATAAAACTGAatttagagaagaaaacaaactccatggaaaggaaaagggtcGTTAACCCCACTGGAAATAGCGACCTCAAAATGAAGCCGCTgccaaaactaataaaaaaaacataatgtaAGTGGCAGGCGGAGCGAGGCTGGAACATGCATGAGGTACCAGCCAAGCTCTTCGTAATATTACATTGAGGAAACATAAAAGTAAGATAGAAATACCTTAAAGTTAATCcaacaaagcaaacaaaagaagcagtgagtgagtgtgggcaGACTGTTTATACAGTGGACATGGGAGGAATGCAtggcggggagggagagacgagggggagggaagggccgGACGACAGGTGACGGAAGGAGTGCAGGGACGAACACACAAGGCGAGGACAAAAAGGATTAAAGGACGCAGGTGTAGGATAATGAGTCtaggaatgaatgagagaacgatggagggagaaggaggaaggataaagggaagattacgaagaataaagaaaacagtaaaaaaataaatgaataagaaagagataaggtatgcaaaacaagacaaaacaatgaaaaaacgagggataaaggaggagggaatgaacgCAGTATAAGTAAAGGGAGCGAAAGAAgtgaacgaggaggaagggaatacgaaagaaggagtgatggaggagtaTGGGGGTGAAGTAAGGAGTAAAGGGTGAGGAAAGGACttaaggagtgagagagggagagagagagagagaagggatggtgAAAGgttggagagatgaggaggaggaggaggaggagaaggagaaggagaaggaggaggaggaggaggaggaggaggaggggtcacATCCACCATGCTGCCCCTCTGATCGCCGGTGATTACCCATAATAGCGTAATTACAGGTGAGTCGCTGCCCTGCCATTGTTGCAGCATCGCCCATGGACTCTCTCGGGAAGTCACACAAAACTCCGCCATCCCACCGCCACTACCTTGATCACCATAGCCgctaccaccttcaccaccgtcaccactaaAGCCACCattcccgccaccaccatcaccacctcagtGTGACCCAAGTCTTGTGCATCATGAGAGAAGATGGTAGGAGCGAAAATTTAAC is drawn from Portunus trituberculatus isolate SZX2019 chromosome 44, ASM1759143v1, whole genome shotgun sequence and contains these coding sequences:
- the LOC123518731 gene encoding vegetative cell wall protein gp1-like, whose product is MPPPSPLPHHACSLVLPSHPLLFPLPGHRRYSPISPITATRSTLTPHPHFSRHKSFYAYISTSPPPPDPFLHHPLHTRSSPPTPTKPIPSCPALPLHLSPSFPFPLTCPFPPPGSGQPEPRVRHEKWMSNKRGRHESSRTLPLHSPSPVISSPRVSKL